Proteins from one Trichoplusia ni isolate ovarian cell line Hi5 chromosome 9, tn1, whole genome shotgun sequence genomic window:
- the LOC113497334 gene encoding protein numb isoform X4 — MERLRRSFRESFRRRKGSPPESARPHQWHADEAAVRAGTCTFPVKYLGCVEVFESRGMQVCEEALKVLRNSRRRPVRAVLHVSGDGLRVVEEETKGLIVDQTIEKVSFCAPDRNHERGFSYICRDGTTRRWMCHGFLASRDSGERLSHAVGCAFAACLERKQRRDKECAVSMSIDAASHAFTRQGSFRKSGITPRRVSEADANGGVIVPAGSFTSALASPAVNNNTSHTGQTGPGHVAGVGGPTVGAGQGAPTAVARPTPHNPFAVERPHAAPHLLERQGSFRGFAHLNNSSPFKRQMSLRISELPSNLERQRAGLGSPPAAAPRAEVQPQQQPAAVAEADPVAAMCQQLSAGLRALAEEPLGAGVAAGALPHPDAWLGRVARAPPLRELPRAQSLATNPFLPPPGAAPAL; from the exons atGGAGCGGCTGCGGCGCTCGTTCCGGGAGTCGTTCCGGCGGCGCAAGGGCTCGCCGCCGGAGTCGGCGCGGCCGCACCAGTGGCACGCCGACGAGGCCGCCGTGCGGGCCGGCACCTGCACCTTCCCCGTCAAGTACCTCGGCTGCGTCGAGGTGTTCGAGTCGCGCGGGATGCAAGTCTGCGAGGAAGCGCTTAAGGTGCTTAGG AACTCTCGCCGGCGTCCAGTGCGCGCCGTACTGCATGTTAGCGGCGACGGCTTGCGCGTCGTAGAGGAGGAGACAAAGGGCCTCATTGTTGACCAGACTATTGAAAAAGTCTCGTTTTGTGCGCCCGATAGGAACCATGAACGGGGATTCAG TTACATCTGTCGCGACGGCACGACTCGCCGTTGGATGTGTCACGGGTTCCTAGCGTCGCGCGACAGCGGTGAGCGGCTGTCCCACGCCGTGGGCTGTGCCTTCGCAGCCTGTCTGGAGCGCAAACAACGCCGGGACAAGGAGTGCGCTGTGTCTATGAGCATCGATGCCGCGAGCCATGCCTTCACACGCCAGGGGTCCTTCAGGAAATCAG GGATTACCCCCCGTCGCGTATCAGAAGCTGACGCGAACGGTGGCGTTATAGTCCCTGCGGGCTCATTCACATCCGCGTTGGCCAGCCCCGCTGTGAACAACAACACGAGCCACACCGGGCAGACCGGGCCCGGGCACGTAGCGGGCGTGGGCGGCCCAACAGTGGGCGCTGGGCAAGGCGCGCCGACGGCCGTAGCGCGTCCCACGCCACACAACCCCTTCGCTGTGGAGCGCCCGCACGCCGCCCCGCATCTACTCGAGAGGCAGGGCTCTTTCCGCGGATTTGCGCATCTTAATAACAG ttcACCGTTCAAGCGCCAGATGTCGCTGCGTATAAGCGAGCTGCCATCGAACTTGGAGCGCCAGCGCGCCGGCCTGGgctcgccgcccgccgccgcgccgcgggCTGAAGTACAACCGCAACAG CAGCCTGCCGCGGTCGCGGAGGCGGACCCGGTGGCGGCGATGTGCCAGCAGCTGTCGGCGGGGCTGCGCGCGCTGGCGGAGGAGCCGCTGGGCGCGGgcgtggcggcgggcgcgctgccgCACCCGGACGCGTGGCTGGGCcgcgtggcgcgcgcgccgccgctgcGGGAGCTGCCGCGCGCGCAGAGCCTGGCCACCAACCCCTTCCTGCCGCCgcccggcgccgcgcccgcgctctAG
- the LOC113497334 gene encoding protein numb isoform X2, with the protein MGNQGSSAHEPFDRAQAAVNGDLKMKSSVRASLRRARAGAALSPPRAGMERLRRSFRESFRRRKGSPPESARPHQWHADEAAVRAGTCTFPVKYLGCVEVFESRGMQVCEEALKVLRNSRRRPVRAVLHVSGDGLRVVEEETKGLIVDQTIEKVSFCAPDRNHERGFSYICRDGTTRRWMCHGFLASRDSGERLSHAVGCAFAACLERKQRRDKECAVSMSIDAASHAFTRQGSFRKSGITPRRVSEADANGGVIVPAGSFTSALASPAVNNNTSHTGQTGPGHVAGVGGPTVGAGQGAPTAVARPTPHNPFAVERPHAAPHLLERQGSFRGFAHLNNSSPFKRQMSLRISELPSNLERQRAGLGSPPAAAPRAEVQPQQPAAVAEADPVAAMCQQLSAGLRALAEEPLGAGVAAGALPHPDAWLGRVARAPPLRELPRAQSLATNPFLPPPGAAPAL; encoded by the exons ATGGGGAACCAAGGATCTTCAGCACACGAACCGTTCGATAGGGCGCAGGCGGCAGTAAACGGCGACCTCAAAATG AAGTCGTCGGTGCGTGCGTCGTTGCGGCGAgcgcgcgcgggcgcggcgctgtccccgccgcgcgccggcatGGAGCGGCTGCGGCGCTCGTTCCGGGAGTCGTTCCGGCGGCGCAAGGGCTCGCCGCCGGAGTCGGCGCGGCCGCACCAGTGGCACGCCGACGAGGCCGCCGTGCGGGCCGGCACCTGCACCTTCCCCGTCAAGTACCTCGGCTGCGTCGAGGTGTTCGAGTCGCGCGGGATGCAAGTCTGCGAGGAAGCGCTTAAGGTGCTTAGG AACTCTCGCCGGCGTCCAGTGCGCGCCGTACTGCATGTTAGCGGCGACGGCTTGCGCGTCGTAGAGGAGGAGACAAAGGGCCTCATTGTTGACCAGACTATTGAAAAAGTCTCGTTTTGTGCGCCCGATAGGAACCATGAACGGGGATTCAG TTACATCTGTCGCGACGGCACGACTCGCCGTTGGATGTGTCACGGGTTCCTAGCGTCGCGCGACAGCGGTGAGCGGCTGTCCCACGCCGTGGGCTGTGCCTTCGCAGCCTGTCTGGAGCGCAAACAACGCCGGGACAAGGAGTGCGCTGTGTCTATGAGCATCGATGCCGCGAGCCATGCCTTCACACGCCAGGGGTCCTTCAGGAAATCAG GGATTACCCCCCGTCGCGTATCAGAAGCTGACGCGAACGGTGGCGTTATAGTCCCTGCGGGCTCATTCACATCCGCGTTGGCCAGCCCCGCTGTGAACAACAACACGAGCCACACCGGGCAGACCGGGCCCGGGCACGTAGCGGGCGTGGGCGGCCCAACAGTGGGCGCTGGGCAAGGCGCGCCGACGGCCGTAGCGCGTCCCACGCCACACAACCCCTTCGCTGTGGAGCGCCCGCACGCCGCCCCGCATCTACTCGAGAGGCAGGGCTCTTTCCGCGGATTTGCGCATCTTAATAACAG ttcACCGTTCAAGCGCCAGATGTCGCTGCGTATAAGCGAGCTGCCATCGAACTTGGAGCGCCAGCGCGCCGGCCTGGgctcgccgcccgccgccgcgccgcgggCTGAAGTACAACCGCAACAG CCTGCCGCGGTCGCGGAGGCGGACCCGGTGGCGGCGATGTGCCAGCAGCTGTCGGCGGGGCTGCGCGCGCTGGCGGAGGAGCCGCTGGGCGCGGgcgtggcggcgggcgcgctgccgCACCCGGACGCGTGGCTGGGCcgcgtggcgcgcgcgccgccgctgcGGGAGCTGCCGCGCGCGCAGAGCCTGGCCACCAACCCCTTCCTGCCGCCgcccggcgccgcgcccgcgctctAG
- the LOC113497334 gene encoding protein numb isoform X1 → MGNQGSSAHEPFDRAQAAVNGDLKMKSSVRASLRRARAGAALSPPRAGMERLRRSFRESFRRRKGSPPESARPHQWHADEAAVRAGTCTFPVKYLGCVEVFESRGMQVCEEALKVLRNSRRRPVRAVLHVSGDGLRVVEEETKGLIVDQTIEKVSFCAPDRNHERGFSYICRDGTTRRWMCHGFLASRDSGERLSHAVGCAFAACLERKQRRDKECAVSMSIDAASHAFTRQGSFRKSGITPRRVSEADANGGVIVPAGSFTSALASPAVNNNTSHTGQTGPGHVAGVGGPTVGAGQGAPTAVARPTPHNPFAVERPHAAPHLLERQGSFRGFAHLNNSSPFKRQMSLRISELPSNLERQRAGLGSPPAAAPRAEVQPQQQPAAVAEADPVAAMCQQLSAGLRALAEEPLGAGVAAGALPHPDAWLGRVARAPPLRELPRAQSLATNPFLPPPGAAPAL, encoded by the exons ATGGGGAACCAAGGATCTTCAGCACACGAACCGTTCGATAGGGCGCAGGCGGCAGTAAACGGCGACCTCAAAATG AAGTCGTCGGTGCGTGCGTCGTTGCGGCGAgcgcgcgcgggcgcggcgctgtccccgccgcgcgccggcatGGAGCGGCTGCGGCGCTCGTTCCGGGAGTCGTTCCGGCGGCGCAAGGGCTCGCCGCCGGAGTCGGCGCGGCCGCACCAGTGGCACGCCGACGAGGCCGCCGTGCGGGCCGGCACCTGCACCTTCCCCGTCAAGTACCTCGGCTGCGTCGAGGTGTTCGAGTCGCGCGGGATGCAAGTCTGCGAGGAAGCGCTTAAGGTGCTTAGG AACTCTCGCCGGCGTCCAGTGCGCGCCGTACTGCATGTTAGCGGCGACGGCTTGCGCGTCGTAGAGGAGGAGACAAAGGGCCTCATTGTTGACCAGACTATTGAAAAAGTCTCGTTTTGTGCGCCCGATAGGAACCATGAACGGGGATTCAG TTACATCTGTCGCGACGGCACGACTCGCCGTTGGATGTGTCACGGGTTCCTAGCGTCGCGCGACAGCGGTGAGCGGCTGTCCCACGCCGTGGGCTGTGCCTTCGCAGCCTGTCTGGAGCGCAAACAACGCCGGGACAAGGAGTGCGCTGTGTCTATGAGCATCGATGCCGCGAGCCATGCCTTCACACGCCAGGGGTCCTTCAGGAAATCAG GGATTACCCCCCGTCGCGTATCAGAAGCTGACGCGAACGGTGGCGTTATAGTCCCTGCGGGCTCATTCACATCCGCGTTGGCCAGCCCCGCTGTGAACAACAACACGAGCCACACCGGGCAGACCGGGCCCGGGCACGTAGCGGGCGTGGGCGGCCCAACAGTGGGCGCTGGGCAAGGCGCGCCGACGGCCGTAGCGCGTCCCACGCCACACAACCCCTTCGCTGTGGAGCGCCCGCACGCCGCCCCGCATCTACTCGAGAGGCAGGGCTCTTTCCGCGGATTTGCGCATCTTAATAACAG ttcACCGTTCAAGCGCCAGATGTCGCTGCGTATAAGCGAGCTGCCATCGAACTTGGAGCGCCAGCGCGCCGGCCTGGgctcgccgcccgccgccgcgccgcgggCTGAAGTACAACCGCAACAG CAGCCTGCCGCGGTCGCGGAGGCGGACCCGGTGGCGGCGATGTGCCAGCAGCTGTCGGCGGGGCTGCGCGCGCTGGCGGAGGAGCCGCTGGGCGCGGgcgtggcggcgggcgcgctgccgCACCCGGACGCGTGGCTGGGCcgcgtggcgcgcgcgccgccgctgcGGGAGCTGCCGCGCGCGCAGAGCCTGGCCACCAACCCCTTCCTGCCGCCgcccggcgccgcgcccgcgctctAG
- the LOC113497334 gene encoding protein numb isoform X3, with protein MGNQGSSAHEPFDRAQAAVNGDLKMKSSVRASLRRARAGAALSPPRAGMERLRRSFRESFRRRKGSPPESARPHQWHADEAAVRAGTCTFPVKYLGCVEVFESRGMQVCEEALKNSRRRPVRAVLHVSGDGLRVVEEETKGLIVDQTIEKVSFCAPDRNHERGFSYICRDGTTRRWMCHGFLASRDSGERLSHAVGCAFAACLERKQRRDKECAVSMSIDAASHAFTRQGSFRKSGITPRRVSEADANGGVIVPAGSFTSALASPAVNNNTSHTGQTGPGHVAGVGGPTVGAGQGAPTAVARPTPHNPFAVERPHAAPHLLERQGSFRGFAHLNNSSPFKRQMSLRISELPSNLERQRAGLGSPPAAAPRAEVQPQQQPAAVAEADPVAAMCQQLSAGLRALAEEPLGAGVAAGALPHPDAWLGRVARAPPLRELPRAQSLATNPFLPPPGAAPAL; from the exons ATGGGGAACCAAGGATCTTCAGCACACGAACCGTTCGATAGGGCGCAGGCGGCAGTAAACGGCGACCTCAAAATG AAGTCGTCGGTGCGTGCGTCGTTGCGGCGAgcgcgcgcgggcgcggcgctgtccccgccgcgcgccggcatGGAGCGGCTGCGGCGCTCGTTCCGGGAGTCGTTCCGGCGGCGCAAGGGCTCGCCGCCGGAGTCGGCGCGGCCGCACCAGTGGCACGCCGACGAGGCCGCCGTGCGGGCCGGCACCTGCACCTTCCCCGTCAAGTACCTCGGCTGCGTCGAGGTGTTCGAGTCGCGCGGGATGCAAGTCTGCGAGGAAGCGCTTAAG AACTCTCGCCGGCGTCCAGTGCGCGCCGTACTGCATGTTAGCGGCGACGGCTTGCGCGTCGTAGAGGAGGAGACAAAGGGCCTCATTGTTGACCAGACTATTGAAAAAGTCTCGTTTTGTGCGCCCGATAGGAACCATGAACGGGGATTCAG TTACATCTGTCGCGACGGCACGACTCGCCGTTGGATGTGTCACGGGTTCCTAGCGTCGCGCGACAGCGGTGAGCGGCTGTCCCACGCCGTGGGCTGTGCCTTCGCAGCCTGTCTGGAGCGCAAACAACGCCGGGACAAGGAGTGCGCTGTGTCTATGAGCATCGATGCCGCGAGCCATGCCTTCACACGCCAGGGGTCCTTCAGGAAATCAG GGATTACCCCCCGTCGCGTATCAGAAGCTGACGCGAACGGTGGCGTTATAGTCCCTGCGGGCTCATTCACATCCGCGTTGGCCAGCCCCGCTGTGAACAACAACACGAGCCACACCGGGCAGACCGGGCCCGGGCACGTAGCGGGCGTGGGCGGCCCAACAGTGGGCGCTGGGCAAGGCGCGCCGACGGCCGTAGCGCGTCCCACGCCACACAACCCCTTCGCTGTGGAGCGCCCGCACGCCGCCCCGCATCTACTCGAGAGGCAGGGCTCTTTCCGCGGATTTGCGCATCTTAATAACAG ttcACCGTTCAAGCGCCAGATGTCGCTGCGTATAAGCGAGCTGCCATCGAACTTGGAGCGCCAGCGCGCCGGCCTGGgctcgccgcccgccgccgcgccgcgggCTGAAGTACAACCGCAACAG CAGCCTGCCGCGGTCGCGGAGGCGGACCCGGTGGCGGCGATGTGCCAGCAGCTGTCGGCGGGGCTGCGCGCGCTGGCGGAGGAGCCGCTGGGCGCGGgcgtggcggcgggcgcgctgccgCACCCGGACGCGTGGCTGGGCcgcgtggcgcgcgcgccgccgctgcGGGAGCTGCCGCGCGCGCAGAGCCTGGCCACCAACCCCTTCCTGCCGCCgcccggcgccgcgcccgcgctctAG